In the genome of Nonomuraea sp. NBC_00507, the window GGACCCCGTCGGGCGGCTGCACCAGCCCCGCGTTGCCCACCAGCCCCAGCACGGCGTAGTGGCCGGCGTTGAGTCCCGGGCCGTTCGCGGCGGGCAGGTGGTGCAGCCCTCGCCCCTCGAACACCTTCTGGTGCGGACATGCCACGAACGAGTAGCCCAGATCGATCCAGCCGTTGCCGTCCATGTGATGGGCCTGGATCGACCGCACCAGCGAGACGCATCCGTCGTGGTCGGACACGATGCCCGGATTGACCCGGCCGCCCGTGTAGTGGACCTTCACGCCCTTGGTCGAGTCAAGCTGCGTGTAGGCGCCACGCGGCGCGCGAGCGTTCCAGTCGCGCCGCAACACCAGGTCAATGGCCACGGTGAACTCCGGGAGAGTCGTCGGGGACACCGAGCGTAACGCGGTCGAAGCGGACAGGTCAGGGAGATCGGAGATTTGGGTCCTAAGGCCTGATCACTCGCTTCTCCGTCACGATCGCCGTGATCAGGTCGTGCGGGGTCACGTCGAAGGCCGGGTTCAGCGCGAGTGTGCCCTCGGGCGCCACGCGCACGCCCCAGAAGGACACGACCTCGTCGGCGCCCCTGTCCTCGATCGTGATGTGGCCGCCTGAGGGCGTGCCCTGGTCGATCGTGGACTCGGGCGCGACCACGATGAACGGCACCCCGGCGCGTTCCGCGCCGAGCGCGAGCGCGTACGAGCCGATCTTGTTGGCCGTGTCGCCGTTGGCGGCGATGCGGTCGGCGCCGATGAGCACCGCGTCCACCTCGCCCTTGGCCAGCAGATATGGTCCCGCCGAGTCGGCGATGAGCCGGTGCGGCGCCCCCATCCTGGCCAGCTCCCAGGTGGTGAGCCTGGCTCCCTGCAGCAGGGGCCGGGTCTCGAGCGCGAGCACCTCGGCCAGCCGTCCCCGCTCGTGCAGCGTCTGCACGACGCCGAGCGCGGTGCCGCGTTCGACGGCGGCGAGCCCGCCGGTGTTGCACACGGTCATGATCCGCAGCCGGTCGCCTTCGAGCAGGTCGGCGCCGCGCTCCCCCATGGCCTTGCAGGCGGCGATGTCGTCGTCGCGCACGCGCAGCGCGGCGGCCAGCACCGCCTCGCGGCCTTCGGGCAGGTGGGCGGCGGCCCGGTCGACGCCCCAGGCGAGATTGACGGCGGTGGGCCGGGCGGCGCGGAGCCTGGCGATCTGGGCCGGGTCGCCATCGGCCAGCACGACGCCGAGGGCGCCGGCCACGCCGAGCGCGGGCGCGCCCCGCACGGCCAGCCGCTGGATGGCGTCGATGAGCTCGTCCACCGTGTGGATGCGGAGCATCACGCATTTGTCGGGCAGCAGCGTCTGGTCCACGAGCTCGACGGCGCCGTCAGCCCAGTCAATGGTCCTCACGAGGCAAACGGTAGTACGCCTAGCGCTCGGCCAGCACGATGACCGAGTCACGCGCGCCCAGCACGATGGGGTCCGCCTTGCTCGGGTTGAGCACGATGCCGTAGTGCGGCGGGGTGTTGCGGGCCGCGGAGCTGCGGTAGCCGATGGCGGTCTCGCCCCTGCGCCGGGCGGACTCCACGACCGTGGAGAACGTCACCTTCGTCCCGGTCTTGACGTAGGCGGCGGCCGGGCGCGGGTAGATCTCCGACCCGCGCGAGTCGAAGAGGTAGCCGAACACGTCCGCCAGGTGCCTGTTCTCGGCCAGTTGCGCGAGGAGCAGGCCGATGACGGTGTCGCTGATCACGATGTCGTCGGCCTCGGTGACCTCGGCCAGGGCGCGGTTGTTCTCGTCGTGCATCTCGCTGACGATCGAGTAGTGCTCGCCCAGCGTGCTCTGCATGTCGCGGAGCTGGAGCAGCGTCATGAGCGTGCGCGTGTCGGAGTGGTGCGGGTCGAAGCGGTCGTCGGACAGCACGATGACGTGCTGGAAGAGGCCGACGCCGAGCGACTCGAGCGCGAACCTGTCGGTGGTGTCGCAGTCCTTGACGTTCGCGGTGAGGTGACGCAGCCCGGCCAGCCCGGTGCCCGCCTTGGGGTGGTCGGCGGCGATCTCCAGGACGGAGCCGGGCGCGACGTACCCGTCGAGGTAGCGGACGATCTGCTCGGCCCGGCCGTTCCAGTTGAGCACGAGCGTGCGCTCGGGTTCGGGGGCGGGGCTCCCCGCCTCCACGATGGCGGCCTCGTCCAGGGACGGCTTGCCGGCGGCCAGGCGGACGTGAGAGTCGTCGTGGGCGATCACGATGACTTCGTCGTCGGCGTTGACCACGGTGTCGGACGGCGGGTTCAGCACCACGCCGGACGGCCGGCGCAGGCCGATGACAGAGGCGGTCTGGTACGCGTGCAGCGCCTCCCCGTAGGTGACGCCCACGAGCTTCTTCGGGGTGCGCAGGTAGATCTCGCCGCCGTCGAAGTTCAGCAGGTCCATGCAGACCACAGACATGCCGGACTGG includes:
- the mtnA gene encoding S-methyl-5-thioribose-1-phosphate isomerase; the encoded protein is MRTIDWADGAVELVDQTLLPDKCVMLRIHTVDELIDAIQRLAVRGAPALGVAGALGVVLADGDPAQIARLRAARPTAVNLAWGVDRAAAHLPEGREAVLAAALRVRDDDIAACKAMGERGADLLEGDRLRIMTVCNTGGLAAVERGTALGVVQTLHERGRLAEVLALETRPLLQGARLTTWELARMGAPHRLIADSAGPYLLAKGEVDAVLIGADRIAANGDTANKIGSYALALGAERAGVPFIVVAPESTIDQGTPSGGHITIEDRGADEVVSFWGVRVAPEGTLALNPAFDVTPHDLITAIVTEKRVIRP
- a CDS encoding CASTOR/POLLUX-related putative ion channel; the protein is MSKITFRERARYWFDNTMSKGTASLIGWLALVSVALIAVVTVLTLWLAPGEPEGVGHVGEVLWIALMHALTPGKVASDKGSIAYMAVMFTGSLGGLFIVSMLVGLLSNGLKQKVDRLRRGRSRIVESGHTVVLGWSDQVFTIVGELAKAHASQKHSAIAVLAERDKLKMEEAIREHVGDLGGTRLVCRTGRPTEPRDLALMNLGEARSVVVLSPEGEDPDAHVIKILLALAKRQGAHPPVVAALASSRNIAAARLAGGRDVHLVDSDDTASRLIVQSSRQSGMSVVCMDLLNFDGGEIYLRTPKKLVGVTYGEALHAYQTASVIGLRRPSGVVLNPPSDTVVNADDEVIVIAHDDSHVRLAAGKPSLDEAAIVEAGSPAPEPERTLVLNWNGRAEQIVRYLDGYVAPGSVLEIAADHPKAGTGLAGLRHLTANVKDCDTTDRFALESLGVGLFQHVIVLSDDRFDPHHSDTRTLMTLLQLRDMQSTLGEHYSIVSEMHDENNRALAEVTEADDIVISDTVIGLLLAQLAENRHLADVFGYLFDSRGSEIYPRPAAAYVKTGTKVTFSTVVESARRRGETAIGYRSSAARNTPPHYGIVLNPSKADPIVLGARDSVIVLAER